The Pan troglodytes isolate AG18354 chromosome 1, NHGRI_mPanTro3-v2.0_pri, whole genome shotgun sequence genome includes a region encoding these proteins:
- the LOC457604 gene encoding complement factor H-related protein 4 isoform X9, with the protein MLLLINVILTLWVSCANGQEVKPCDFPEIQHGGLYYKSLRRLYFPAAAGQSYSYYCDQNFVTPSGSYWDYIHCTQDGWSPTVPCLRTCSKSDVEIENGFISESSSIYILNEETQYNCKPGYATADGNSSGSITCLQNGWSTQPICIKFCDMPVFENSRAKSNGMWFKLHDTLDYECYDGYESSYGNTTDSIVCGEDGWSHLPTCYNSSENCGPPPPISNGDTTSFPQKVYLPWSRVEYQCQSYYELQGSKYVTCSNGEWSEPPRCISMKPCEFPEIQHGHLYYENMRRLYFPVATGQSYSYYCDKNFVTPSGSYWDYIHCTQDGWSPTVPCLRTCSKSDVEIENGFISESSSIYILNEETQYNCKPGYATADGNSSGSITCLQNGWSTQPICIKFCDMPVFENSRAKSNGMWFKLHDTLDYECYDGYESSYGNTTDSIVCGEDGWSHLPTCYNSSENCGPPPPISNGDTTSFPQKVYLPWSRVEYQCQSYYELQGSKYVTCSNGEWSEPPRCISMKPCEFPEIQHGHLYYENMRRLYFPVATGQSYSYYCDKNFVTPSGSYWDYIHCTQDGWSPTVPCLRTCSKSDIEIENGFISEYSSIYILNKEIQYKCKPGYATADGNSSGSITCLQNGWSTQPICIKFCDMPVFENSRAKSNGVLFKLHDTLDYECYDGYEISYGNTTGSIVCGEDGWSHLPTCYRC; encoded by the exons AAGTGAAACCTTGTGATTTTCCAGAAATTCAACATGGAGGTCTATATTATAAGAGTTTGCGTAGACTATACTTTCCAGCAGCTGCAGGACAATCTTATTCCTATTACTGTGATCAAAATTTTGTGACTCCTTCAGGAAGTTACTGGGATTACATTCATTGCACACAAGATGGTTGGTCGCCAACAGTCCCATGCCTCA gaACATGCTCAAAATCAGATGTAGAAATTGAAAATGGATTCATTTCTGAATCTTcctctatttatattttaaatgaagaaacacaATATAATTGTAAACCAGGATATGCAACAGCAGATGGAAATTCTTCAGGATCAATTACATGTTTGCAAAATGGATGGTCAACACAACCAATTTGCATTA aatTTTGTGATATGCCTGTTTTTGAGAATTCCAGAGCCAAGAGTAATGGCATGTGGTTTAAGCTCCATGACACATTGGACTATGAATGCTATGATGGATATGAAAGCAGTTATGGAAACACCACAGATTCCATAGTGTGTGGTGAAGATGGCTGGTCCCATTTGCCAACATGCTATA attcttcaGAAAACTGTGGGCCTCCTCCACCTATTAGCAATGGAGATACCACGTCCTTCCCGCAAAAAGTGTATCTGCCATGGTCAAGAGTCGAGTACCAGTGCCAGTCCTACTATGAACTTCAGGGTTCTAAATATGTAACATGTAGTAATGGAGAGTGGTCAGAACCACCAAGATGCATAT CAATGAAACCTTGTGAGTTTCCAGAAATTCAACATGGACATCTATATTATGAGAATATGCGTAGACTATACTTTCCAGTAGCTACAGGACAATCTTACTCCTATTACTGTGACAAAAATTTTGTGACTCCTTCAGGAAGTTACTGGGATTACATTCACTGCACACAAGATGGGTGGTCGCCAACAGTCCCATGCCTCA gaACATGCTCAAAATCAGATGTAGAAATTGAAAATGGATTCATTTCTGAATCTTcctctatttatattttaaatgaagaaacacaATATAATTGTAAACCAGGATATGCAACAGCAGATGGAAATTCTTCAGGATCAATTACATGTTTGCAAAATGGATGGTCAACACAACCAATTTGCATTA aatTTTGTGATATGCCTGTTTTTGAGAATTCCAGAGCCAAGAGTAATGGCATGTGGTTTAAGCTCCATGACACATTGGACTATGAATGCTATGATGGATATGAAAGCAGTTATGGAAACACCACAGATTCCATAGTGTGTGGTGAAGATGGCTGGTCCCATTTGCCAACATGCTATA attcttcaGAAAACTGTGGGCCTCCTCCACCTATTAGCAATGGAGATACCACGTCCTTCCCGCAAAAAGTGTATCTGCCATGGTCAAGAGTCGAGTACCAGTGCCAGTCCTACTATGAACTTCAGGGTTCTAAATATGTAACATGTAGTAATGGAGAGTGGTCAGAACCACCAAGATGCATAT CAATGAAACCTTGTGAGTTTCCAGAAATTCAACATGGACATCTATATTATGAGAATATGCGTAGACTATACTTTCCAGTAGCTACAGGACAATCTTACTCCTATTACTGTGACAAAAATTTTGTGACTCCTTCAGGAAGTTACTGGGATTACATTCACTGCACACAAGATGGGTGGTCGCCAACAGTCCCATGCCTCA gaACATGCTCAAAATCAGATATAGAAATTGAAAATGGATTCATTTCTGAATATTcctctatttatattttaaataaagaaatacaatataaatgtaaACCAGGATATGCAACAGCAGATGGAAATTCTTCAGGATCAATTACATGTTTGCAAAATGGATGGTCAACACAACCAATTTGCATTA aatTTTGTGATATGCCTGTTTTTGAGAATTCCAGAGCCAAGAGTAATGGCGTGCTGTTTAAGCTCCATGACACATTGGACTACGAATGTTACGATGGATATGAAATCAGTTATGGAAACACCACAGGTTCCATAGTGTGTGGTGAAGATGGGTGGTCCCATTTGCCAACATGTTATA GATgctga
- the LOC457604 gene encoding complement factor H-related protein 4 isoform X7 translates to MLLLINVILTLWVSCANGQEVKPCDFPEIQHGGLYYKSLRRLYFPAAAGQSYSYYCDQNFVTPSGSYWDYIHCTQDGWSPTVPCLRTCSKSDVEIENGFISESSSIYILNEETQYNCKPGYATADGNSSGSITCLQNGWSTQPICIKFCDMPVFENSRAKSNGMWFKLHDTLDYECYDGYESSYGNTTDSIVCGEDGWSHLPTCYNSSENCGPPPPISNGDTTSFPQKVYLPWSRVEYQCQSYYELQGSKYVTCSNGEWSEPPRCISMKPCEFPEIQHGHLYYENMRRLYFPVATGQSYSYYCDKNFVTPSGSYWDYIHCTQDGWSPTVPCLRTCSKSDVEIENGFISESSSIYILNEETQYNCKPGYATADGNSSGSITCLQNGWSTQPICIKFCDMPVFENSRAKSNGMWFKLHDTLDYECYDGYESSYGNTTDSIVCGEDGWSHLPTCYNSSENCGPPPPISNGDTTSFPQKVYLPWSRVEYQCQSYYELQGSKYVTCSNGEWSEPPRCISMKPCEFPEIQHGHLYYENMRRLYFPVATGQSYSYYCDKNFVTPSGSYWDYIHCTQDGWSPTVPCLRTCSKSDIEIENGFISEYSSIYILNKEIQYKCKPGYATADGNSSGSITCLQNGWSTQPICIKFCDMPVFENSRAKSNGVLFKLHDTLDYECYDGYEISYGNTTGSIVCGEDGWSHLPTCYNSSEKCGPPPPISNGGTTSFLLKLYVPQSRVEYQCQPYYELQGSNYVTCSNGEWSEPPRCIRC, encoded by the exons AAGTGAAACCTTGTGATTTTCCAGAAATTCAACATGGAGGTCTATATTATAAGAGTTTGCGTAGACTATACTTTCCAGCAGCTGCAGGACAATCTTATTCCTATTACTGTGATCAAAATTTTGTGACTCCTTCAGGAAGTTACTGGGATTACATTCATTGCACACAAGATGGTTGGTCGCCAACAGTCCCATGCCTCA gaACATGCTCAAAATCAGATGTAGAAATTGAAAATGGATTCATTTCTGAATCTTcctctatttatattttaaatgaagaaacacaATATAATTGTAAACCAGGATATGCAACAGCAGATGGAAATTCTTCAGGATCAATTACATGTTTGCAAAATGGATGGTCAACACAACCAATTTGCATTA aatTTTGTGATATGCCTGTTTTTGAGAATTCCAGAGCCAAGAGTAATGGCATGTGGTTTAAGCTCCATGACACATTGGACTATGAATGCTATGATGGATATGAAAGCAGTTATGGAAACACCACAGATTCCATAGTGTGTGGTGAAGATGGCTGGTCCCATTTGCCAACATGCTATA attcttcaGAAAACTGTGGGCCTCCTCCACCTATTAGCAATGGAGATACCACGTCCTTCCCGCAAAAAGTGTATCTGCCATGGTCAAGAGTCGAGTACCAGTGCCAGTCCTACTATGAACTTCAGGGTTCTAAATATGTAACATGTAGTAATGGAGAGTGGTCAGAACCACCAAGATGCATAT CAATGAAACCTTGTGAGTTTCCAGAAATTCAACATGGACATCTATATTATGAGAATATGCGTAGACTATACTTTCCAGTAGCTACAGGACAATCTTACTCCTATTACTGTGACAAAAATTTTGTGACTCCTTCAGGAAGTTACTGGGATTACATTCACTGCACACAAGATGGGTGGTCGCCAACAGTCCCATGCCTCA gaACATGCTCAAAATCAGATGTAGAAATTGAAAATGGATTCATTTCTGAATCTTcctctatttatattttaaatgaagaaacacaATATAATTGTAAACCAGGATATGCAACAGCAGATGGAAATTCTTCAGGATCAATTACATGTTTGCAAAATGGATGGTCAACACAACCAATTTGCATTA aatTTTGTGATATGCCTGTTTTTGAGAATTCCAGAGCCAAGAGTAATGGCATGTGGTTTAAGCTCCATGACACATTGGACTATGAATGCTATGATGGATATGAAAGCAGTTATGGAAACACCACAGATTCCATAGTGTGTGGTGAAGATGGCTGGTCCCATTTGCCAACATGCTATA attcttcaGAAAACTGTGGGCCTCCTCCACCTATTAGCAATGGAGATACCACGTCCTTCCCGCAAAAAGTGTATCTGCCATGGTCAAGAGTCGAGTACCAGTGCCAGTCCTACTATGAACTTCAGGGTTCTAAATATGTAACATGTAGTAATGGAGAGTGGTCAGAACCACCAAGATGCATAT CAATGAAACCTTGTGAGTTTCCAGAAATTCAACATGGACATCTATATTATGAGAATATGCGTAGACTATACTTTCCAGTAGCTACAGGACAATCTTACTCCTATTACTGTGACAAAAATTTTGTGACTCCTTCAGGAAGTTACTGGGATTACATTCACTGCACACAAGATGGGTGGTCGCCAACAGTCCCATGCCTCA gaACATGCTCAAAATCAGATATAGAAATTGAAAATGGATTCATTTCTGAATATTcctctatttatattttaaataaagaaatacaatataaatgtaaACCAGGATATGCAACAGCAGATGGAAATTCTTCAGGATCAATTACATGTTTGCAAAATGGATGGTCAACACAACCAATTTGCATTA aatTTTGTGATATGCCTGTTTTTGAGAATTCCAGAGCCAAGAGTAATGGCGTGCTGTTTAAGCTCCATGACACATTGGACTACGAATGTTACGATGGATATGAAATCAGTTATGGAAACACCACAGGTTCCATAGTGTGTGGTGAAGATGGGTGGTCCCATTTGCCAACATGTTATA attcTTCAGAAAAGTGTGGGCCTCCTCCACCTATTAGCAATGGAGGTACCACCTCCTTTCTACTAAAATTGTATGTGCCACAGTCAAGAGTCGAGTACCAATGCCAGCCCTACTATGAACTTCAGGGTTCTAATTATGTAACATGTAGTAATGGAGAGTGGTCAGAACCACCAAGATGCATAC GATgctga
- the LOC457604 gene encoding complement factor H-related protein 4 isoform X2: protein MLLLINVILTLWVSCANGQVKPCDFPEIQHGGLYYKSLRRLYFPAAAGQSYSYYCDQNFVTPSGSYWDYIHCTQDGWSPTVPCLRTCSKSDVEIENGFISESSSIYILNEETQYNCKPGYATADGNSSGSITCLQNGWSTQPICIKFCDMPVFENSRAKSNGMWFKLHDTLDYECYDGYESSYGNTTDSIVCGEDGWSHLPTCYNSSENCGPPPPISNGDTTSFPQKVYLPWSRVEYQCQSYYELQGSKYVTCSNGEWSEPPRCISMKPCEFPEIQHGHLYYENMRRLYFPVATGQSYSYYCDKNFVTPSGSYWDYIHCTQDGWSPTVPCLRTCSKSDVEIENGFISESSSIYILNEETQYNCKPGYATADGNSSGSITCLQNGWSTQPICIKFCDMPVFENSRAKSNGMWFKLHDTLDYECYDGYESSYGNTTDSIVCGEDGWSHLPTCYNSSENCGPPPPISNGDTTSFPQKVYLPWSRVEYQCQSYYELQGSKYVTCSNGEWSEPPRCISMKPCEFPEIQHGHLYYENMRRLYFPVATGQSYSYYCDKNFVTPSGSYWDYIHCTQDGWSPTVPCLRTCSKSDIEIENGFISEYSSIYILNKEIQYKCKPGYATADGNSSGSITCLQNGWSTQPICIKFCDMPVFENSRAKSNGVLFKLHDTLDYECYDGYEISYGNTTGSIVCGEDGWSHLPTCYNSSEKCGPPPPISNGGTTSFLLKLYVPQSRVEYQCQPYYELQGSNYVTCSNGEWSEPPRCIHPCIITEKNMNKNNIKLKGRNDRKYYAKTGDTIEFMCKLGYNANTSILSFQAVCREGIVEYPRCE from the exons TGAAACCTTGTGATTTTCCAGAAATTCAACATGGAGGTCTATATTATAAGAGTTTGCGTAGACTATACTTTCCAGCAGCTGCAGGACAATCTTATTCCTATTACTGTGATCAAAATTTTGTGACTCCTTCAGGAAGTTACTGGGATTACATTCATTGCACACAAGATGGTTGGTCGCCAACAGTCCCATGCCTCA gaACATGCTCAAAATCAGATGTAGAAATTGAAAATGGATTCATTTCTGAATCTTcctctatttatattttaaatgaagaaacacaATATAATTGTAAACCAGGATATGCAACAGCAGATGGAAATTCTTCAGGATCAATTACATGTTTGCAAAATGGATGGTCAACACAACCAATTTGCATTA aatTTTGTGATATGCCTGTTTTTGAGAATTCCAGAGCCAAGAGTAATGGCATGTGGTTTAAGCTCCATGACACATTGGACTATGAATGCTATGATGGATATGAAAGCAGTTATGGAAACACCACAGATTCCATAGTGTGTGGTGAAGATGGCTGGTCCCATTTGCCAACATGCTATA attcttcaGAAAACTGTGGGCCTCCTCCACCTATTAGCAATGGAGATACCACGTCCTTCCCGCAAAAAGTGTATCTGCCATGGTCAAGAGTCGAGTACCAGTGCCAGTCCTACTATGAACTTCAGGGTTCTAAATATGTAACATGTAGTAATGGAGAGTGGTCAGAACCACCAAGATGCATAT CAATGAAACCTTGTGAGTTTCCAGAAATTCAACATGGACATCTATATTATGAGAATATGCGTAGACTATACTTTCCAGTAGCTACAGGACAATCTTACTCCTATTACTGTGACAAAAATTTTGTGACTCCTTCAGGAAGTTACTGGGATTACATTCACTGCACACAAGATGGGTGGTCGCCAACAGTCCCATGCCTCA gaACATGCTCAAAATCAGATGTAGAAATTGAAAATGGATTCATTTCTGAATCTTcctctatttatattttaaatgaagaaacacaATATAATTGTAAACCAGGATATGCAACAGCAGATGGAAATTCTTCAGGATCAATTACATGTTTGCAAAATGGATGGTCAACACAACCAATTTGCATTA aatTTTGTGATATGCCTGTTTTTGAGAATTCCAGAGCCAAGAGTAATGGCATGTGGTTTAAGCTCCATGACACATTGGACTATGAATGCTATGATGGATATGAAAGCAGTTATGGAAACACCACAGATTCCATAGTGTGTGGTGAAGATGGCTGGTCCCATTTGCCAACATGCTATA attcttcaGAAAACTGTGGGCCTCCTCCACCTATTAGCAATGGAGATACCACGTCCTTCCCGCAAAAAGTGTATCTGCCATGGTCAAGAGTCGAGTACCAGTGCCAGTCCTACTATGAACTTCAGGGTTCTAAATATGTAACATGTAGTAATGGAGAGTGGTCAGAACCACCAAGATGCATAT CAATGAAACCTTGTGAGTTTCCAGAAATTCAACATGGACATCTATATTATGAGAATATGCGTAGACTATACTTTCCAGTAGCTACAGGACAATCTTACTCCTATTACTGTGACAAAAATTTTGTGACTCCTTCAGGAAGTTACTGGGATTACATTCACTGCACACAAGATGGGTGGTCGCCAACAGTCCCATGCCTCA gaACATGCTCAAAATCAGATATAGAAATTGAAAATGGATTCATTTCTGAATATTcctctatttatattttaaataaagaaatacaatataaatgtaaACCAGGATATGCAACAGCAGATGGAAATTCTTCAGGATCAATTACATGTTTGCAAAATGGATGGTCAACACAACCAATTTGCATTA aatTTTGTGATATGCCTGTTTTTGAGAATTCCAGAGCCAAGAGTAATGGCGTGCTGTTTAAGCTCCATGACACATTGGACTACGAATGTTACGATGGATATGAAATCAGTTATGGAAACACCACAGGTTCCATAGTGTGTGGTGAAGATGGGTGGTCCCATTTGCCAACATGTTATA attcTTCAGAAAAGTGTGGGCCTCCTCCACCTATTAGCAATGGAGGTACCACCTCCTTTCTACTAAAATTGTATGTGCCACAGTCAAGAGTCGAGTACCAATGCCAGCCCTACTATGAACTTCAGGGTTCTAATTATGTAACATGTAGTAATGGAGAGTGGTCAGAACCACCAAGATGCATAC aTCCATGTATAATAACtgaaaaaaacatgaataaaaataacataaagttaaaaggaagaaatgacagaaaatattatGCAAAAACAGGGGATACCATTGAATTTATGTGTAAATTGGGATATAATGCAAATACATCAATTCTATCATTTCAAGCAGTGTGTCGGGAAGGGATAGTGGAATACCCCAGATGCGAATAA
- the LOC457604 gene encoding complement factor H-related protein 4 isoform X1 — translation MLLLINVILTLWVSCANGQEVKPCDFPEIQHGGLYYKSLRRLYFPAAAGQSYSYYCDQNFVTPSGSYWDYIHCTQDGWSPTVPCLRTCSKSDVEIENGFISESSSIYILNEETQYNCKPGYATADGNSSGSITCLQNGWSTQPICIKFCDMPVFENSRAKSNGMWFKLHDTLDYECYDGYESSYGNTTDSIVCGEDGWSHLPTCYNSSENCGPPPPISNGDTTSFPQKVYLPWSRVEYQCQSYYELQGSKYVTCSNGEWSEPPRCISMKPCEFPEIQHGHLYYENMRRLYFPVATGQSYSYYCDKNFVTPSGSYWDYIHCTQDGWSPTVPCLRTCSKSDVEIENGFISESSSIYILNEETQYNCKPGYATADGNSSGSITCLQNGWSTQPICIKFCDMPVFENSRAKSNGMWFKLHDTLDYECYDGYESSYGNTTDSIVCGEDGWSHLPTCYNSSENCGPPPPISNGDTTSFPQKVYLPWSRVEYQCQSYYELQGSKYVTCSNGEWSEPPRCISMKPCEFPEIQHGHLYYENMRRLYFPVATGQSYSYYCDKNFVTPSGSYWDYIHCTQDGWSPTVPCLRTCSKSDIEIENGFISEYSSIYILNKEIQYKCKPGYATADGNSSGSITCLQNGWSTQPICIKFCDMPVFENSRAKSNGVLFKLHDTLDYECYDGYEISYGNTTGSIVCGEDGWSHLPTCYNSSEKCGPPPPISNGGTTSFLLKLYVPQSRVEYQCQPYYELQGSNYVTCSNGEWSEPPRCIHPCIITEKNMNKNNIKLKGRNDRKYYAKTGDTIEFMCKLGYNANTSILSFQAVCREGIVEYPRCE, via the exons AAGTGAAACCTTGTGATTTTCCAGAAATTCAACATGGAGGTCTATATTATAAGAGTTTGCGTAGACTATACTTTCCAGCAGCTGCAGGACAATCTTATTCCTATTACTGTGATCAAAATTTTGTGACTCCTTCAGGAAGTTACTGGGATTACATTCATTGCACACAAGATGGTTGGTCGCCAACAGTCCCATGCCTCA gaACATGCTCAAAATCAGATGTAGAAATTGAAAATGGATTCATTTCTGAATCTTcctctatttatattttaaatgaagaaacacaATATAATTGTAAACCAGGATATGCAACAGCAGATGGAAATTCTTCAGGATCAATTACATGTTTGCAAAATGGATGGTCAACACAACCAATTTGCATTA aatTTTGTGATATGCCTGTTTTTGAGAATTCCAGAGCCAAGAGTAATGGCATGTGGTTTAAGCTCCATGACACATTGGACTATGAATGCTATGATGGATATGAAAGCAGTTATGGAAACACCACAGATTCCATAGTGTGTGGTGAAGATGGCTGGTCCCATTTGCCAACATGCTATA attcttcaGAAAACTGTGGGCCTCCTCCACCTATTAGCAATGGAGATACCACGTCCTTCCCGCAAAAAGTGTATCTGCCATGGTCAAGAGTCGAGTACCAGTGCCAGTCCTACTATGAACTTCAGGGTTCTAAATATGTAACATGTAGTAATGGAGAGTGGTCAGAACCACCAAGATGCATAT CAATGAAACCTTGTGAGTTTCCAGAAATTCAACATGGACATCTATATTATGAGAATATGCGTAGACTATACTTTCCAGTAGCTACAGGACAATCTTACTCCTATTACTGTGACAAAAATTTTGTGACTCCTTCAGGAAGTTACTGGGATTACATTCACTGCACACAAGATGGGTGGTCGCCAACAGTCCCATGCCTCA gaACATGCTCAAAATCAGATGTAGAAATTGAAAATGGATTCATTTCTGAATCTTcctctatttatattttaaatgaagaaacacaATATAATTGTAAACCAGGATATGCAACAGCAGATGGAAATTCTTCAGGATCAATTACATGTTTGCAAAATGGATGGTCAACACAACCAATTTGCATTA aatTTTGTGATATGCCTGTTTTTGAGAATTCCAGAGCCAAGAGTAATGGCATGTGGTTTAAGCTCCATGACACATTGGACTATGAATGCTATGATGGATATGAAAGCAGTTATGGAAACACCACAGATTCCATAGTGTGTGGTGAAGATGGCTGGTCCCATTTGCCAACATGCTATA attcttcaGAAAACTGTGGGCCTCCTCCACCTATTAGCAATGGAGATACCACGTCCTTCCCGCAAAAAGTGTATCTGCCATGGTCAAGAGTCGAGTACCAGTGCCAGTCCTACTATGAACTTCAGGGTTCTAAATATGTAACATGTAGTAATGGAGAGTGGTCAGAACCACCAAGATGCATAT CAATGAAACCTTGTGAGTTTCCAGAAATTCAACATGGACATCTATATTATGAGAATATGCGTAGACTATACTTTCCAGTAGCTACAGGACAATCTTACTCCTATTACTGTGACAAAAATTTTGTGACTCCTTCAGGAAGTTACTGGGATTACATTCACTGCACACAAGATGGGTGGTCGCCAACAGTCCCATGCCTCA gaACATGCTCAAAATCAGATATAGAAATTGAAAATGGATTCATTTCTGAATATTcctctatttatattttaaataaagaaatacaatataaatgtaaACCAGGATATGCAACAGCAGATGGAAATTCTTCAGGATCAATTACATGTTTGCAAAATGGATGGTCAACACAACCAATTTGCATTA aatTTTGTGATATGCCTGTTTTTGAGAATTCCAGAGCCAAGAGTAATGGCGTGCTGTTTAAGCTCCATGACACATTGGACTACGAATGTTACGATGGATATGAAATCAGTTATGGAAACACCACAGGTTCCATAGTGTGTGGTGAAGATGGGTGGTCCCATTTGCCAACATGTTATA attcTTCAGAAAAGTGTGGGCCTCCTCCACCTATTAGCAATGGAGGTACCACCTCCTTTCTACTAAAATTGTATGTGCCACAGTCAAGAGTCGAGTACCAATGCCAGCCCTACTATGAACTTCAGGGTTCTAATTATGTAACATGTAGTAATGGAGAGTGGTCAGAACCACCAAGATGCATAC aTCCATGTATAATAACtgaaaaaaacatgaataaaaataacataaagttaaaaggaagaaatgacagaaaatattatGCAAAAACAGGGGATACCATTGAATTTATGTGTAAATTGGGATATAATGCAAATACATCAATTCTATCATTTCAAGCAGTGTGTCGGGAAGGGATAGTGGAATACCCCAGATGCGAATAA